Proteins co-encoded in one Acipenser ruthenus chromosome 3, fAciRut3.2 maternal haplotype, whole genome shotgun sequence genomic window:
- the LOC117394652 gene encoding retinol dehydrogenase 10-A gives MNIVAEFFLVTLKVLWAFVVAGVKWFVRPKEKSVAGQVCLITGAGSGLGRLFAKEFARQRAVLVLWDINSQGNEETAEMVRQIYREMDSTLPTEGAVDGVEEVPPFQPQVFTYVCDVGKRESVYLTAEKVRREVGDVDVLVNNAGVVSGHHLLECPDELIERTMMVNCHAHFWTTKAFLPKMLEMNHGHIVTVASSLGLFSTAGVEDYCASKFGAVGFHESLSHELKATEKDDIKMTLVCPYLVDTDMFRGCRIRKEIEPFLPPLKSEYCVKQAMRAILTDQAMICTPRLMYMVNFMKSILPFEAVVCMYRFLGADKCMYPFIAQRKQAMNNNEAKN, from the exons ATGAACATCGTTGCGGAGTTTTTTCTGGTCACTTTAAAAGTGCTCTGGGCTTTCGTTGTCGCGGGGGTAAAGTGGTTCGTACGCCCCAAAGAGAAGAGTGTTGCGGGTCAGGTCTGCCTGATCACAGGGGCAGGCAGCGGGCTGGGGCGGCTCTTTGCCAAGGAGTTCGCCAGACAGAGAGCGGTTCTGGTGCTGTGGGATATCAACAGCCAAGGCAATGAGGAGACGGCGGAGATGGTCCGACAAATCTACCGGGAGATGGACAGCACTCTGCCCACAGAAG GTGCTGTGGATGGTGTGGAGGAGGTCCCTCCATTCCAGCCTCAGGTGTTCACCTATGTTTGTGATGTGGGCAAACGCGAGAGCGTGTACCTGACCGCGGAGAAGGTGCGACGGGAGGTGGGTGACGTTGATGTCCTTGTTAACAATGCGGGAGTGGTGTCCGGTCACCACCTTCTCGAGTGCCCCGACGAGCTCATCGAGAGGACAATGATGGTAAACTGCCACGCCCACTTCTGG aCCACCAAGGCATTCCTTCCCAAGATGCTGGAGATGAACCATGGACACATTGTGACAGTTGCCAGTTCACTTGGATTGTTCAGCACTGCTGGTGTAGAG GATTACTGTGCAAGTAAATTTGGTGCTGTGGGATTTCATGAATCATTAAGTCATGAGCTGAAGGCTACTGAAAAGGATGACATTAAAATGACCCTAGTCTGTCCATACCTGGTAGACACTGACATGTTCCGAGGCTGCAGAATCAG aaaagaaaTTGAACCTTTCCTTCCACCACTGAAGTCTGAGTACTGTGTAAAACAAGCCATGCGGGCGATCCTAACGGATCAGGCCATGATCTGTACGCCTCGTCTCATGTACATGGTCAACTTCATGAAGAG CATCCTGCCTTTTGAAGCAGTTGTGTGTATGTATCGTTTTCTGGGAGCAGACAAATGTATGTATCCATTCATCGCTCAAAGAAAACAGGCAATGAACAATAATGAAGCTAAAAACTGA